Proteins from a single region of Haloterrigena alkaliphila:
- a CDS encoding heavy metal translocating P-type ATPase gives MSTRTAHLDVRGMSCANCSQTISDALVSLDGVSEANANFATDEATVEYDPEAVSLAEIYDAVETAGYEAERSSRSIGITDMTCANCAETNESALESVPGVVEAEVNYATDEATVAYNPSDVSLEDLYVAIEDAGYTPVRDDGGEESDQERRDAARQAEIRKHRRLTLFGAILTAPFLLFIADRLLLDGAILPETILGVEFGWLEFLLATPVYLVLGREFLANSYTALAKNRTANMDVLIALGSSTAYVYSLVVLLGLLAGNLYFDTAALILVFITLGNYLEARSKGRAGDALRKLLEMEAETATLVDDEGNEEEVPLEDVSVGDRMKVRPGEKVPTDGVVVDGQSAVDESMVTGESVPVEKEEGDEVIGSTINENGVLVVEATKVGSDTALQGIVQTVKEAQSRQPEIQNLVDRISAYFVPAVILNAAFWGLVWFLFPDALAGVASGIPVLELVGGGPAALSTFEFAVVVFASAVLIACPCALGLATPAATMVGSTLGAQNGVLFKGGDILERARDVDTVVFDKTGTLTTGEMTLTDVVALEGDGDRAAADGGDAAADGGAVVARESLDEREVLRLAASAERNSEHPLAQAIVEGAEERGLELTDPESFENVPGQGVRATVEGREVLVGNRRLLEGEGVDPAPAAEAMERLEREGKTAMLVAVDGAVAGVVADADTVKESSQEAVAALRERGLDVMLITGDNERTARAVAERVGIDPENVRAGVLPEDKADALEPIQAEGRKAMMVGDGVNDAPALAVAHVGTAIGSGTDVAIEAADVTLMRDDPLDVVKAIRISEATLAKIKQNLVWALGYNTTLIPLASLGLLQPVLAAGAMALSSVSVLSNSLLFRRYTPDHDYELFGRLRR, from the coding sequence ATGAGTACCCGGACCGCGCACCTGGACGTTCGGGGCATGAGCTGTGCGAACTGCTCGCAGACGATCAGCGATGCCCTGGTATCCCTCGACGGCGTCAGCGAGGCGAACGCCAACTTCGCCACCGACGAGGCGACCGTCGAGTACGACCCCGAGGCGGTATCGCTCGCCGAGATATACGACGCGGTCGAGACGGCCGGCTACGAGGCCGAGCGCTCGAGTCGCTCCATCGGCATCACGGACATGACCTGCGCGAACTGCGCGGAGACCAACGAGTCGGCGCTGGAGTCCGTCCCCGGCGTCGTCGAGGCGGAGGTCAACTACGCGACCGACGAGGCGACCGTCGCGTACAATCCGAGCGACGTCTCGCTCGAGGACCTGTACGTGGCCATCGAGGACGCCGGCTACACGCCCGTCCGCGACGACGGTGGCGAGGAATCGGACCAGGAGCGCCGCGACGCGGCCAGGCAGGCCGAGATCCGCAAACACCGCCGACTGACGCTGTTCGGGGCGATCCTGACGGCGCCGTTCCTGCTGTTCATCGCCGATCGGCTCCTGCTCGACGGGGCGATTCTCCCCGAGACGATCCTCGGCGTCGAGTTCGGCTGGCTCGAGTTCCTGCTCGCGACGCCGGTCTACCTCGTGCTCGGCCGGGAGTTCCTCGCAAACTCCTACACCGCGCTCGCGAAGAATCGGACCGCCAACATGGACGTGCTGATCGCGCTGGGCTCCTCGACGGCCTACGTCTACAGCCTCGTCGTCCTGCTGGGCCTGCTCGCGGGGAACCTCTACTTCGACACCGCCGCGTTGATCCTCGTGTTCATCACGCTGGGCAACTACCTCGAGGCCCGCTCGAAGGGCCGGGCCGGCGACGCGCTGCGGAAACTCCTCGAGATGGAGGCCGAGACGGCCACGCTGGTCGACGACGAGGGGAACGAAGAGGAGGTGCCCCTCGAGGACGTCTCGGTCGGCGACCGGATGAAGGTCCGGCCGGGCGAGAAGGTGCCGACGGACGGCGTCGTCGTCGACGGCCAGTCCGCGGTCGACGAGTCGATGGTGACCGGCGAGTCGGTCCCCGTCGAGAAGGAGGAGGGCGACGAGGTGATCGGCTCGACGATCAACGAGAACGGCGTGCTGGTCGTCGAGGCGACGAAGGTCGGCTCGGACACGGCCCTGCAGGGAATCGTGCAGACCGTCAAGGAGGCCCAGTCCCGCCAGCCGGAGATCCAGAACCTCGTGGACCGCATCTCGGCGTACTTCGTCCCCGCGGTCATCCTCAACGCGGCGTTCTGGGGGCTGGTCTGGTTCCTCTTCCCCGACGCGCTCGCGGGCGTCGCGAGCGGTATCCCGGTGCTGGAACTGGTCGGCGGCGGCCCGGCCGCCCTCTCGACGTTCGAGTTCGCCGTCGTCGTCTTCGCCTCGGCCGTGTTGATCGCCTGTCCCTGCGCGCTGGGGCTGGCGACGCCCGCGGCGACGATGGTCGGCTCCACCCTCGGCGCGCAGAACGGCGTCCTGTTCAAGGGCGGCGATATCTTGGAGCGCGCGAGGGACGTCGACACCGTCGTCTTCGACAAGACCGGGACGCTGACGACCGGCGAGATGACGCTGACCGACGTGGTCGCGCTCGAGGGCGATGGCGACCGCGCGGCCGCGGACGGCGGGGATGCGGCCGCAGACGGCGGTGCAGTAGTGGCTCGCGAGTCGCTCGACGAGCGCGAGGTCCTTCGCCTCGCGGCCAGCGCCGAGCGCAACAGCGAACACCCGCTCGCGCAGGCCATCGTCGAGGGCGCCGAGGAGCGCGGCCTCGAGCTAACCGACCCCGAGTCGTTCGAGAACGTCCCCGGACAGGGCGTCCGGGCGACCGTCGAGGGCCGCGAGGTGCTGGTCGGCAACCGCAGACTGCTCGAGGGGGAAGGCGTCGATCCCGCGCCCGCCGCCGAGGCGATGGAACGCCTCGAGCGCGAGGGCAAGACCGCCATGCTGGTCGCCGTCGACGGCGCGGTCGCCGGCGTGGTCGCGGACGCCGACACGGTCAAGGAGAGCTCGCAGGAGGCGGTCGCCGCCCTGCGCGAGCGCGGCCTCGACGTCATGCTGATCACCGGCGACAACGAGCGGACGGCCCGCGCGGTCGCCGAACGCGTCGGGATCGATCCCGAGAACGTCCGCGCGGGCGTCCTGCCGGAGGACAAGGCCGACGCGCTCGAGCCCATCCAGGCCGAGGGGCGGAAGGCGATGATGGTCGGCGACGGGGTCAACGACGCGCCGGCGCTGGCCGTCGCCCACGTCGGGACGGCCATCGGCTCCGGGACGGACGTGGCCATCGAGGCGGCGGACGTGACGCTGATGCGCGACGACCCCCTCGACGTGGTGAAGGCGATCCGCATCTCCGAGGCGACGCTGGCGAAGATCAAGCAGAACCTCGTCTGGGCGCTGGGGTACAACACGACGCTGATCCCGCTGGCCTCGCTGGGCCTGCTCCAGCCGGTGCTCGCGGCCGGCGCGATGGCGCTGTCGTCGGTCTCGGTGCTCTCGAACAGCCTGCTGTTCCGCCGGTACACCCCGGATCACGACTACGAACTGTTCGGACGACTCCGGCGCTAG